One window from the genome of Deinococcus arcticus encodes:
- a CDS encoding cyclic-di-AMP receptor: MKLVLAVIQDADATALVRVLSQNAFEVTKLASTGGFLREGNTTLMIGVNDERLEELKRHVQRTCRTRTRLVAPSVPMGEQNEGLVNDPVEVPVGGAVMFVMGVQEFVKV; the protein is encoded by the coding sequence ATGAAGCTTGTGCTGGCCGTGATTCAGGATGCCGACGCCACCGCCCTGGTGCGCGTTCTGTCGCAAAACGCCTTTGAAGTCACGAAGCTGGCCAGCACCGGGGGCTTTTTGCGCGAGGGGAATACCACGCTGATGATCGGCGTGAACGATGAGCGCCTGGAAGAACTCAAGCGCCACGTGCAGCGCACCTGCCGCACCCGCACCCGGCTGGTGGCGCCCAGCGTGCCCATGGGCGAGCAGAACGAGGGACTGGTGAATGACCCGGTGGAGGTGCCGGTGGGCGGCGCCGTGATGTTCGTGATGGGCGTGCAGGAGTTTGTAAAGGTGTAA
- a CDS encoding transcriptional regulator, translating to MFNPPTLEDLQETRRANEKLVLKALESKPEWVETELAKTTSLALSHLRAALASLLDQGRVRRLPGTGTRAVYGLADPGLADVPATPLTESAKKVRDYLEGRADSALYMSEQLRMTREEVMAALSLLNAHGMITCTFVGSLVIFRLKETQALGQENAAPEKAGRKKNVA from the coding sequence ATGTTTAATCCCCCCACCCTTGAAGATCTGCAGGAAACGCGCCGCGCCAACGAGAAGCTGGTTCTTAAGGCGCTGGAAAGCAAGCCGGAATGGGTTGAGACCGAACTGGCAAAGACCACCAGTCTGGCTCTGTCGCACCTGCGCGCCGCGCTGGCCAGCCTGCTGGACCAGGGCCGCGTGCGCCGCCTGCCCGGCACCGGTACCCGCGCCGTGTACGGCCTGGCTGACCCCGGTCTGGCCGACGTGCCCGCCACCCCGCTGACCGAAAGTGCCAAGAAGGTGCGTGATTACCTGGAAGGCCGCGCCGACAGCGCCCTGTACATGAGCGAGCAGCTGCGCATGACCCGCGAGGAAGTCATGGCCGCCCTAAGCCTGCTCAACGCCCACGGCATGATCACCTGCACCTTCGTGGGCAGCCTGGTGATTTTCCGCCTGAAAGAAACCCAGGCCCTGGGCCAGGAAAACGCCGCCCCCGAAAAGGCCGGGCGCAAAAAGAACGTCGCCTAA